A window of the Dermatophagoides farinae isolate YC_2012a chromosome 2, ASM2471394v1, whole genome shotgun sequence genome harbors these coding sequences:
- the LOC124499994 gene encoding uncharacterized protein LOC124499994 isoform X2 has protein sequence MSAAVIGRQLRQQQTTNRAPGPVVPPTHYRGRPININHNYNDQQQIFLANGVDFFNDQGADVNSKFAKFSQQYNHSSYEFYPHPAHRETNNNKKHGHGHMNKSVNNNSNGSSKKTKENQMIFSKHCFCVAFKALSTGVILFSIGTIMSIVGFFADSLALEPIQLNNGTYTTIINKGTKLHLHNMTYVGPVIMGLGFIVIVAACVLTFEVRDTLGIKDDPKNRKKSIQQNHHHHHQQQQPPLPPPPPPLALPPTINQSDKNKSNKDSSIVTIDNTKSSIKNHQNHHHHHSKNMDEKKMSSNSTTTIDTTSSSRNHQSIDHNNNNKNSDNRLSANNNNMMMTNPSDLLSSSYYYHCYCRIPSPVDIELSDPEGCSLNTMTYCSSATTLSTMTPHKWRQRCSCSGSPTNSMLLALNKIVDQIDSTPTFDERKTNFFPIINHQQPSINRNSRMIASIDDLSSLNSYQSESSSSSLPQKLKTSQTITIDLWPDYKHNNNNNENIKHNNNMARKPIYQINYGNNYHHSNNNNNNNNNQTMSHLSINNNYNHQNHKTSSTTKIGNNSSSSSSSFPLLTMPSLKNLHHHHHH, from the exons ATGAG TGCAGCTGTGATTGGCCGACAATTACGGCAACAACAGACAACTAATCGGGCACCTGGACCAGTAGTACCGCCAACACATTATCGAGGTAGACCAATCAAcattaatcataattataatgatcaacaacaaatatttttggccaatggtgttgattttttcaatgatcaagGCGCTGATgttaattcaaaatttgcCAAATTTTCGCAACAATATAATCATAGTTCATATGAATTTTATCCACATCCTGCACATCgtgaaacaaataataataaaaaacatggTCATGGTCATATGAATAAAtctgtaaataataatagcaaCGGCAGTagcaaaaaaacgaaagaaaatcaaatgatttttagtaaacattgtttttgtgttgCATTCAAAGCATTAAGTACGGGTgttatattattttcaatcggTACCATTATGTCTattgttggattttttgCCGATTCATTAGCACTGGAaccaattcaattgaataatggTACCTATACTACTATTATTAATAAAGGTACCAAATTACATTTACATAATATGACTTATGTTGGCCCAGTTATAATGGGTCTTGGTTTTATCGTTATTGTTGCCGCTTGTGTATTAACGTTCGAAGTACGTGATACATTGGGCATTAAAGATGATccaaaaaatagaaaaaaatctattcaacaaaatcatcatcatcatcatcaacaacaacaaccaccactaccaccaccaccaccaccattagcATTACCGCCAACGATAAATCAaagtgataaaaataaatccaatAAAGATAGTAGCATCGTTACAATTGATAATACAAAATCTTCCATTaagaatcatcaaaatcatcatcatcatcattcaaagaatatggatgaaaagaaaatgtcgAGCAATTCAACTACTACAATCGAtacgacatcatcatcaaggaaccatcaatcaatcgatcataacaacaacaacaaaaacagcgATAATAGGTTGTCAgctaataacaataatatgatgatgactaatCCCTCAGATTTATTATCTtcttcttattattatcattgttattgtcgaATTCCATCACCTGTAGATATTGAGCTTAGCGATCCAGAAGGATGTTCATTGAATACAATGACATATTGTTCATCTGCAACAACATTATCCACTATGACACCACATAAATGGCGCCAACGATGTTCATGTTCCGGTTCACcaacaaattcaatgctTTTAGcattaaataaaattgtcgATCAGATTGATTCAACACCAACATTCgatgaacgaaaaacaaatttttttcccattatcaatcaccaacaaccatcaatcaatcgaaataGCCGAATGATTGCATCGATCGATGATCTATCATCACTTAATTCATATCAatctgaatcatcatcatcatcattgccgcAGAAATTAAAAACGTCACAAACGATCACGATAGATTTATGGCCAGATTATAAacataataacaacaataatgaaaacatcaagcacaataataatatggctAGAAAACCaatttatcaaataaattatggcaataattatcatcattctaataataataataataataacaacaaccaaacaatgtcacatttatcaattaataataattataatcatcaaaatcataaaacatcttcaacaacaaagattggaaataattcttcatcatcatcatcatcgtttccATTGTTGACGATGCCATCATTGAAGAATctccaccaccatcatcatcattga
- the LOC124499994 gene encoding uncharacterized protein LOC124499994 isoform X1 yields MSSAAVIGRQLRQQQTTNRAPGPVVPPTHYRGRPININHNYNDQQQIFLANGVDFFNDQGADVNSKFAKFSQQYNHSSYEFYPHPAHRETNNNKKHGHGHMNKSVNNNSNGSSKKTKENQMIFSKHCFCVAFKALSTGVILFSIGTIMSIVGFFADSLALEPIQLNNGTYTTIINKGTKLHLHNMTYVGPVIMGLGFIVIVAACVLTFEVRDTLGIKDDPKNRKKSIQQNHHHHHQQQQPPLPPPPPPLALPPTINQSDKNKSNKDSSIVTIDNTKSSIKNHQNHHHHHSKNMDEKKMSSNSTTTIDTTSSSRNHQSIDHNNNNKNSDNRLSANNNNMMMTNPSDLLSSSYYYHCYCRIPSPVDIELSDPEGCSLNTMTYCSSATTLSTMTPHKWRQRCSCSGSPTNSMLLALNKIVDQIDSTPTFDERKTNFFPIINHQQPSINRNSRMIASIDDLSSLNSYQSESSSSSLPQKLKTSQTITIDLWPDYKHNNNNNENIKHNNNMARKPIYQINYGNNYHHSNNNNNNNNNQTMSHLSINNNYNHQNHKTSSTTKIGNNSSSSSSSFPLLTMPSLKNLHHHHHH; encoded by the coding sequence ATGAGCAGTGCAGCTGTGATTGGCCGACAATTACGGCAACAACAGACAACTAATCGGGCACCTGGACCAGTAGTACCGCCAACACATTATCGAGGTAGACCAATCAAcattaatcataattataatgatcaacaacaaatatttttggccaatggtgttgattttttcaatgatcaagGCGCTGATgttaattcaaaatttgcCAAATTTTCGCAACAATATAATCATAGTTCATATGAATTTTATCCACATCCTGCACATCgtgaaacaaataataataaaaaacatggTCATGGTCATATGAATAAAtctgtaaataataatagcaaCGGCAGTagcaaaaaaacgaaagaaaatcaaatgatttttagtaaacattgtttttgtgttgCATTCAAAGCATTAAGTACGGGTgttatattattttcaatcggTACCATTATGTCTattgttggattttttgCCGATTCATTAGCACTGGAaccaattcaattgaataatggTACCTATACTACTATTATTAATAAAGGTACCAAATTACATTTACATAATATGACTTATGTTGGCCCAGTTATAATGGGTCTTGGTTTTATCGTTATTGTTGCCGCTTGTGTATTAACGTTCGAAGTACGTGATACATTGGGCATTAAAGATGATccaaaaaatagaaaaaaatctattcaacaaaatcatcatcatcatcatcaacaacaacaaccaccactaccaccaccaccaccaccattagcATTACCGCCAACGATAAATCAaagtgataaaaataaatccaatAAAGATAGTAGCATCGTTACAATTGATAATACAAAATCTTCCATTaagaatcatcaaaatcatcatcatcatcattcaaagaatatggatgaaaagaaaatgtcgAGCAATTCAACTACTACAATCGAtacgacatcatcatcaaggaaccatcaatcaatcgatcataacaacaacaacaaaaacagcgATAATAGGTTGTCAgctaataacaataatatgatgatgactaatCCCTCAGATTTATTATCTtcttcttattattatcattgttattgtcgaATTCCATCACCTGTAGATATTGAGCTTAGCGATCCAGAAGGATGTTCATTGAATACAATGACATATTGTTCATCTGCAACAACATTATCCACTATGACACCACATAAATGGCGCCAACGATGTTCATGTTCCGGTTCACcaacaaattcaatgctTTTAGcattaaataaaattgtcgATCAGATTGATTCAACACCAACATTCgatgaacgaaaaacaaatttttttcccattatcaatcaccaacaaccatcaatcaatcgaaataGCCGAATGATTGCATCGATCGATGATCTATCATCACTTAATTCATATCAatctgaatcatcatcatcatcattgccgcAGAAATTAAAAACGTCACAAACGATCACGATAGATTTATGGCCAGATTATAAacataataacaacaataatgaaaacatcaagcacaataataatatggctAGAAAACCaatttatcaaataaattatggcaataattatcatcattctaataataataataataataacaacaaccaaacaatgtcacatttatcaattaataataattataatcatcaaaatcataaaacatcttcaacaacaaagattggaaataattcttcatcatcatcatcatcgtttccATTGTTGACGATGCCATCATTGAAGAATctccaccaccatcatcatcattga
- the LOC124499994 gene encoding uncharacterized protein LOC124499994 isoform X3 gives MSSAAVIGRQLRQQQTTNRAPGPVVPPTHYRGADVNSKFAKFSQQYNHSSYEFYPHPAHRETNNNKKHGHGHMNKSVNNNSNGSSKKTKENQMIFSKHCFCVAFKALSTGVILFSIGTIMSIVGFFADSLALEPIQLNNGTYTTIINKGTKLHLHNMTYVGPVIMGLGFIVIVAACVLTFEVRDTLGIKDDPKNRKKSIQQNHHHHHQQQQPPLPPPPPPLALPPTINQSDKNKSNKDSSIVTIDNTKSSIKNHQNHHHHHSKNMDEKKMSSNSTTTIDTTSSSRNHQSIDHNNNNKNSDNRLSANNNNMMMTNPSDLLSSSYYYHCYCRIPSPVDIELSDPEGCSLNTMTYCSSATTLSTMTPHKWRQRCSCSGSPTNSMLLALNKIVDQIDSTPTFDERKTNFFPIINHQQPSINRNSRMIASIDDLSSLNSYQSESSSSSLPQKLKTSQTITIDLWPDYKHNNNNNENIKHNNNMARKPIYQINYGNNYHHSNNNNNNNNNQTMSHLSINNNYNHQNHKTSSTTKIGNNSSSSSSSFPLLTMPSLKNLHHHHHH, from the exons ATGAGCAGTGCAGCTGTGATTGGCCGACAATTACGGCAACAACAGACAACTAATCGGGCACCTGGACCAGTAGTACCGCCAACACATTATCGAG GCGCTGATgttaattcaaaatttgcCAAATTTTCGCAACAATATAATCATAGTTCATATGAATTTTATCCACATCCTGCACATCgtgaaacaaataataataaaaaacatggTCATGGTCATATGAATAAAtctgtaaataataatagcaaCGGCAGTagcaaaaaaacgaaagaaaatcaaatgatttttagtaaacattgtttttgtgttgCATTCAAAGCATTAAGTACGGGTgttatattattttcaatcggTACCATTATGTCTattgttggattttttgCCGATTCATTAGCACTGGAaccaattcaattgaataatggTACCTATACTACTATTATTAATAAAGGTACCAAATTACATTTACATAATATGACTTATGTTGGCCCAGTTATAATGGGTCTTGGTTTTATCGTTATTGTTGCCGCTTGTGTATTAACGTTCGAAGTACGTGATACATTGGGCATTAAAGATGATccaaaaaatagaaaaaaatctattcaacaaaatcatcatcatcatcatcaacaacaacaaccaccactaccaccaccaccaccaccattagcATTACCGCCAACGATAAATCAaagtgataaaaataaatccaatAAAGATAGTAGCATCGTTACAATTGATAATACAAAATCTTCCATTaagaatcatcaaaatcatcatcatcatcattcaaagaatatggatgaaaagaaaatgtcgAGCAATTCAACTACTACAATCGAtacgacatcatcatcaaggaaccatcaatcaatcgatcataacaacaacaacaaaaacagcgATAATAGGTTGTCAgctaataacaataatatgatgatgactaatCCCTCAGATTTATTATCTtcttcttattattatcattgttattgtcgaATTCCATCACCTGTAGATATTGAGCTTAGCGATCCAGAAGGATGTTCATTGAATACAATGACATATTGTTCATCTGCAACAACATTATCCACTATGACACCACATAAATGGCGCCAACGATGTTCATGTTCCGGTTCACcaacaaattcaatgctTTTAGcattaaataaaattgtcgATCAGATTGATTCAACACCAACATTCgatgaacgaaaaacaaatttttttcccattatcaatcaccaacaaccatcaatcaatcgaaataGCCGAATGATTGCATCGATCGATGATCTATCATCACTTAATTCATATCAatctgaatcatcatcatcatcattgccgcAGAAATTAAAAACGTCACAAACGATCACGATAGATTTATGGCCAGATTATAAacataataacaacaataatgaaaacatcaagcacaataataatatggctAGAAAACCaatttatcaaataaattatggcaataattatcatcattctaataataataataataataacaacaaccaaacaatgtcacatttatcaattaataataattataatcatcaaaatcataaaacatcttcaacaacaaagattggaaataattcttcatcatcatcatcatcgtttccATTGTTGACGATGCCATCATTGAAGAATctccaccaccatcatcatcattga
- the LOC124499994 gene encoding uncharacterized protein LOC124499994 isoform X4, which produces MSAAVIGRQLRQQQTTNRAPGPVVPPTHYRGADVNSKFAKFSQQYNHSSYEFYPHPAHRETNNNKKHGHGHMNKSVNNNSNGSSKKTKENQMIFSKHCFCVAFKALSTGVILFSIGTIMSIVGFFADSLALEPIQLNNGTYTTIINKGTKLHLHNMTYVGPVIMGLGFIVIVAACVLTFEVRDTLGIKDDPKNRKKSIQQNHHHHHQQQQPPLPPPPPPLALPPTINQSDKNKSNKDSSIVTIDNTKSSIKNHQNHHHHHSKNMDEKKMSSNSTTTIDTTSSSRNHQSIDHNNNNKNSDNRLSANNNNMMMTNPSDLLSSSYYYHCYCRIPSPVDIELSDPEGCSLNTMTYCSSATTLSTMTPHKWRQRCSCSGSPTNSMLLALNKIVDQIDSTPTFDERKTNFFPIINHQQPSINRNSRMIASIDDLSSLNSYQSESSSSSLPQKLKTSQTITIDLWPDYKHNNNNNENIKHNNNMARKPIYQINYGNNYHHSNNNNNNNNNQTMSHLSINNNYNHQNHKTSSTTKIGNNSSSSSSSFPLLTMPSLKNLHHHHHH; this is translated from the exons ATGAG TGCAGCTGTGATTGGCCGACAATTACGGCAACAACAGACAACTAATCGGGCACCTGGACCAGTAGTACCGCCAACACATTATCGAG GCGCTGATgttaattcaaaatttgcCAAATTTTCGCAACAATATAATCATAGTTCATATGAATTTTATCCACATCCTGCACATCgtgaaacaaataataataaaaaacatggTCATGGTCATATGAATAAAtctgtaaataataatagcaaCGGCAGTagcaaaaaaacgaaagaaaatcaaatgatttttagtaaacattgtttttgtgttgCATTCAAAGCATTAAGTACGGGTgttatattattttcaatcggTACCATTATGTCTattgttggattttttgCCGATTCATTAGCACTGGAaccaattcaattgaataatggTACCTATACTACTATTATTAATAAAGGTACCAAATTACATTTACATAATATGACTTATGTTGGCCCAGTTATAATGGGTCTTGGTTTTATCGTTATTGTTGCCGCTTGTGTATTAACGTTCGAAGTACGTGATACATTGGGCATTAAAGATGATccaaaaaatagaaaaaaatctattcaacaaaatcatcatcatcatcatcaacaacaacaaccaccactaccaccaccaccaccaccattagcATTACCGCCAACGATAAATCAaagtgataaaaataaatccaatAAAGATAGTAGCATCGTTACAATTGATAATACAAAATCTTCCATTaagaatcatcaaaatcatcatcatcatcattcaaagaatatggatgaaaagaaaatgtcgAGCAATTCAACTACTACAATCGAtacgacatcatcatcaaggaaccatcaatcaatcgatcataacaacaacaacaaaaacagcgATAATAGGTTGTCAgctaataacaataatatgatgatgactaatCCCTCAGATTTATTATCTtcttcttattattatcattgttattgtcgaATTCCATCACCTGTAGATATTGAGCTTAGCGATCCAGAAGGATGTTCATTGAATACAATGACATATTGTTCATCTGCAACAACATTATCCACTATGACACCACATAAATGGCGCCAACGATGTTCATGTTCCGGTTCACcaacaaattcaatgctTTTAGcattaaataaaattgtcgATCAGATTGATTCAACACCAACATTCgatgaacgaaaaacaaatttttttcccattatcaatcaccaacaaccatcaatcaatcgaaataGCCGAATGATTGCATCGATCGATGATCTATCATCACTTAATTCATATCAatctgaatcatcatcatcatcattgccgcAGAAATTAAAAACGTCACAAACGATCACGATAGATTTATGGCCAGATTATAAacataataacaacaataatgaaaacatcaagcacaataataatatggctAGAAAACCaatttatcaaataaattatggcaataattatcatcattctaataataataataataataacaacaaccaaacaatgtcacatttatcaattaataataattataatcatcaaaatcataaaacatcttcaacaacaaagattggaaataattcttcatcatcatcatcatcgtttccATTGTTGACGATGCCATCATTGAAGAATctccaccaccatcatcatcattga